A window of Glycine soja cultivar W05 chromosome 13, ASM419377v2, whole genome shotgun sequence genomic DNA:
GATAGTATTATACTATGTTTGTTATAACTTCACATCCACACTGAGTAGTAGTAGTAAGTAGTAAGTAGTAAGTGGTAACCCCAATCCTACAAAAGGgtgagagggagagaaaagcaAGTGTTGGtgtgactttcttttttaaCCCTTTTGTTCCACGGTCTTCCTCTTTGTCAGCGTTCTCATCCAACCCTTTCTATTAACCTTCACTCCTTCAACGTGACCCACACCCCCACCCTTATTAGACCTCTTCCATGGGATAAAGTGGACCAAACGGCCAATACGCTTTCGCCATCTAAACGCGTTATTTGACTTGCCATGCTCTACCACGCTCTTGCTCTCCTTGGCGTCCTTGTCTAGGACCTGCCTCTCTACACACACCTTCTTGTTGGAGATATTTGAGATGGCATTGGTGCTGGTGCTCTTCTCCCATGAGGCTACTCCATTTTCTTCAAATTTCATTGAGATGAATGAGTCTGAAAAAAGTTTAAGCAATTCCACATTGTCATTACAATTTGTAGAgttacaaaaaacataaaaataaaaaaaatcacacccacataaaaaataataattaaaaaataagtatatacCGATTGATATTATCCtgtcattcaatcataaataatattagtttatttatttttataataattattttaaaaatcacacTAATTATTATTTCTGATTCATTGACTGTCAGGGGTGTACAGATTTTTGTTGCAATGTTGTCTCTGTAGCGaaaaatacaaaaggaaaaGGAGAGGGAAAATAAAAGGTTGAAGTTAAATGATtcagagaaagaaaatatagaGAGATGAGATGGCTCTAGAGGACTATAGAGAGAAATGTTATagagaattcaaatttttgttaatGTATAACCATtcaactctaaaaaaaatacaaaattcttCAAAAGAATTAACGAAATTATAAATTAGGCTTAGAtttggtttaaattttaaattatgtagtACTATTACATATAAGACATACCTGTTTTGATGTAAGATTACATAACAGAATAAGAAACAAAACCAGCAAATGTAAAAGATAATTAGATAGATTTTctctaaattaatataataaacacGCACACACCAACTTCTGCATCTATATGATCAATTTTATCAAAGTTAGAA
This region includes:
- the LOC114381192 gene encoding uncharacterized protein LOC114381192, which codes for MNRNAHNKEEKGCCYFHPKQVVVGVCPLCLNERLLILAAKQDHHNHHHRLQSSTQRKASASIHKIFAFGSLFTRHQLKSHNYYDQDDASPSPEDSFISMKFEENGVASWEKSTSTNAISNISNKKVCVERQVLDKDAKESKSVVEHGKSNNAFRWRKRIGRLVHFIPWKRSNKGGGVGHVEGVKVNRKGWMRTLTKRKTVEQKG